In Oryza glaberrima chromosome 8, OglaRS2, whole genome shotgun sequence, the following are encoded in one genomic region:
- the LOC127781140 gene encoding transmembrane emp24 domain-containing protein p24beta2-like: protein MEVLSWRTVCLLVLCTVALLRPAAAIRFVIDREECFSHNVEYEGDTVHVSFVVIKADTPWHYSEDGVDLVVKDPNGAQVRDSRDKTSDKFEFIVQKRGVHRFCFTNKSPYHETVDFDVHVGHFSYFDQHAKDEHFAPLFEQIAKLDEALYNIQFEQHWLEAQTDRQAILNENMSRRAVHKALLESAALIAASVIQVYLLRRLFERKLGTSRV from the exons ATGGAGGTCCTGAGTTGGAGAACGGTGTGCCTCTTGGTTCTCTGCACCGTGGCGTTGCTGCGCCCGGCTGCGGCTATCCGCTTTGTGATTGACAGGGAAGAGTGTTTCTCGCATAACGTGGAGTATGAGGGGGATACGGTTCATGTATCGTTCGTGGTGATCAAGGCTGACACCCCATGGCATTATAGCGAGGACGGAGTGGATCTTGTG GTTAAGGATCCTAATGGTGCTCAAGTCCGTGATTCTCGTGACAAGACTAGTGATAAGTTTGAGTTCATAGTTCAGAAGAGAGGCGTCCATCGCTTCTGCTTCACCAATAAATCCCCATACCATGAAACTGTAGATTTTGATGTGCATGTTGGCCATTTTTCGTACTTCGATCAGCATGCGAAAGATG AACATTTTGCTCCTTTGTTTGAACAAATAGCAAAATTAGATGAAGCGCTTTACAACATTCAGTTCGAGCAGCACTGGCTAGAGGCCCAAACTGACCGACAAGCTATAT TGAACGAAAACATGAGCAGGAGGGCTGTCCACAAGGCTCTATTGGAGTCAGCAGCGCTGATTGCAGCTAGCGTCATTCAAGTCTATCTATTGCGCCGCCTCTTTGAGCGCAAGTTGGGGACATCCAGAGTCTAA
- the LOC127782555 gene encoding ACT domain-containing protein ACR6-like produces MMACGSPSTEVVDEFEKLVIRMNPPRVTVDNTSDMTATLVKVDSANKYGTLLEVVQVLTELKLTIKRAYISSDGEWFMDVFHVVDQDGNKLYDGQVIDRIELSLGAGSLSFRAPPERSVEVEAEAAAAQTAIELIGKDRPGLLSEVFAVLTDLKCNIVSSEVWTHDARMAALVHVTDADTLGAIDDQDRLDTVKRLLRHLLRGGGAGARDRKATARAAIPAPRRDGAATHAPRRLHQMMHDDRAAAAAQLSSSSGDGGGRGRPVLEVVDCAERGYTLVNVRCRDRPKLLFDTVCTLTDMQYVVFHGTVIAEGSEAYQEYYIRHLDDSPVTSGDERDRLGRCLEAAIQRRNTEGLRLELCCEDRVGLLSDVTRIFREHGLSVTHAEVATRGARAANVFYVVAASGEPVEAHAVEAVRAEIGEQVLFVREDAGGGGGGGEPRSPPGRDRRSLGNMIRSRSEKFLYNLGLIRSCS; encoded by the exons ATGATGGCCTGTGGGTCTCCCAGCACTGAGGTGGTCGATGAGTTCGAGAAGCTTGTCATTAGAATGAACCCTCCAAG GGTCACTGTGGATAATACCTCGGACATGACTGCCACCTTGGTGAAG GTGGACAGTGCAAACAAGTATGGGACCTTGCTGGAGGTGGTTCAGGTGCTGACTGAACTGAAGCTGACCATAAAAAGGGCCTACATTTCCTCTGATGGAGAGTGGTTCATGGATG TGTTCCATGTCGTGGATCAGGATGGGAATAAACTTTATGATGGCCAAGTCATTGACAGAATTGAGCTG TCGCTGGGAGCTGGGTCGCTGAGTTTCCGGGCGCCGCCGGAGAggtcggtggaggtggaggcggaggcggcggcggcgcagacggCCATTGAGCTGATCGGCAAGGACCGGCCGGGGCTCCTGTCGGAGGTGTTCGCCGTGCTCACCGACCTCAAGTGCAACATCGTGTCGTCGGAGGTGTGGACGCACGACGCGCGCATGGCGGCGCTGGTGCACGTCACGGACGCCGACACGCTCGGCGCCATCGACGACCAGGACCGCCTCGACACGGTCAAGCGCctgctccgccacctcctccgcggcggcggcgccggcgcgcgcgacCGGAAggccaccgcccgcgccgcaatccccgcgccgcgccgcgacggcgcggcgacgcacgccccgcgccgcctccaccagaTGATGCAcgacgaccgcgccgccgccgccgcccagctctcctcctcctccggcgacggcggcggccgcggccgccccgTCTTGGAGGTCGTCGACTGCGCCGAGCGCGGGTACACCCTCGTGAACGTGCGGTGCCGCGACCGCCCGAAGCTGCTGTTCGACACCGTGTGCACGCTCACCGACATGCAGTACGTCGTCTTCCACGGCACCGTCATCGCCGAGGGCTCCGAGGCGTACCAG GAGTACTACATCCGCCACCTCGACGATAGCCCCGTCACCTCCGGCGACGAACGCGACCGCCTCGGCCGCTGCCTCGAGGCGGCCATCCAGCGCCGCAACACCGAG GGGCTGAGGCTGGAGCTGTGCTGCGAGGACAGGGTCGGACTGCTGTCCGACGTGACGCGGATATTCCGGGAGCACGGGCTGTCGGTGACGCACGCCGAGGTGGCGAcgcggggcgcgcgcgcggcgaacgTGTTCTacgtggtggcggcgtcgggggaGCCCGTGGAGGCGCACGCCGTGGAGGCGGTGCGCGCGGAGATCGGCGAGCAGGTGCTGTTCGTCAgggaggacgccggcggcggcggcggcggcggcgagcccagGTCGCCGCCCGGCCGCGATCGCCGATCCCTCGGCAACATGATCAGGTCACGGTCGGAGAAGTTCCTCTACAACCTCGGCCTCATCAGATCGTGCTCCTAG